A window of Castanea sativa cultivar Marrone di Chiusa Pesio chromosome 1, ASM4071231v1 contains these coding sequences:
- the LOC142622411 gene encoding exocyst complex component EXO70E2: MGDCDSTISEVEGEENLIAAARHIVKALGSNKKLTFSARKTLAELGTQLSTMAALNETKGDGVSEIEDRLYAVEEKILSWEEDQSMIWDSGPEEASEYLNAADEARKLTERLESLCQNKDDDEYKLLHRAHNVLQKAMERLEEEFSHMLVENRQPFEPEHVSFRSSEEDVLDEGSIMSFGDESVEDSLQRDSLSRASEEYILDLVHPDVIPELRCIANLMFNSNYDQECYQAYTSARKDALDECLFILEMEKLSIEDVLKMEWVSLNSKIRRWVRTMKIFVRVYLASEKCLSHQIFGELGAVCVDSFVEASKASMLQLLNFGEAMSIGPHQPEKLTRILDMYEVLADLLPDIDALYSDEVGSPVRIECHEVLTGLGDSVKATFLEFKNAIASNASTNPFAGGGIHHLTRYVMNYVKILTDYCDILNFLLKDHDEDDPSSLSPDMSPTKEEENKSSISPMARHFRSIASILESNLDAKSKLYKDASLQHFFLMNNIYYMAQKVKGSELRHVFGDEWIRKCNRKFQQHAMNYERASWSSILSLLKDEGIQNPGSNSISKTLLKERIRSFYIAFEETYKTQTSWLIPDDQLREDLRISTSLKVIQAYRTFVGRHGSLLKDKHIKYTADDLESFLLDLFEGSPKSLQNSYRR, from the coding sequence ATGGGGGACTGTGATTCTACGATTTCAGAAGTAGAAGGAGAAGAAAACTTAATTGCTGCAGCTAGGCACATTGTTAAAGCATTGGGGTCAAATAAGAAGCTTACATTTAGTGCAAGGAAAACTTTGGCAGAACTTGGCACCCAATTGTCCACCATGGCTGCACTAAATGAAACAAAGGGTGATGGGGTTAGTGAGATCGAAGATCGGCTTTATGCTGTTGAGGAGAAGATCTTGAGTTGGGAGGAAGATCAATCTATGATATGGGATTCAGGACCCGAAGAAGCTTCTGAGTATTTGAATGCGGCAGATGAAGCCCGAAAGTTGACTGAAAGATTAGAGAGTCTGTGCCAGAATAAAGATGATGATGAGTATAAACTGTTACACAGGGCTCACAATGTTCTTCAGAAGGCAATGGAAAGGCTTGAGGAAGAGTTCAGTCACATGCTTGTTGAGAACAGGCAACCTTTTGAGCCGGAGCATGTGTCTTTTCGATCCAGTGAAGAGGATGTTTTGGATGAGGGCTCAATTATGTCTTTTGGAGATGAGTCGGTTGAGGACTCACTTCAGAGAGACAGTCTCAGCAGGGCCTCGGAGGAATATATCCTTGATTTGGTCCATCCGGATGTGATCCCTGAGCTCAGATGCATTGCGAATTTGATGTTCAATTCAAATTACGACCAGGAATGCTACCAGGCCTATACCAGTGCCCGTAAGGATGCCTTGGATGAGTGCCTCTTCATTCTTGAAATGGAGAAACTAAGCATTGAGGATGTGTTGAAGATGGAATGGGTTAGCTTGAATTCCAAGATAAGGCGATGGGTTCGAACAATGAAGATATTTGTGCGGGTCTATCTTGCTAGCGAGAAATGCCTCAGTCATCAAATTTTTGGGGAGCTCGGAGCTGTTTGTGTAGATTCTTTTGTTGAGGCATCTAAGGCTTCAATGTTGCAGCTTCTGAATTTTGGTGAAGCTATGTCTATAGGTCCTCACCAACCAGAAAAATTGACTCGCATTCTTGACATGTATGAGGTGCTAGCAGATCTTCTTCCTGATATAGATGCTTTATACTCAGATGAGGTGGGTTCTCCAGTTAGAATCGAGTGTCACGAGGTTCTAACGGGATTGGGTGATTCTGTAAAGGCAACATTTCTTGAATTTAAGAATGCCATTGCATCAAATGCATCGACAAACCCTTTTGCTGGAGGCGGAATCCACCATCTGACCAGATATGTTATGAATTATGTCAAGATTCTAACTGACTACTGTGACATCCTTAATTTTCTCCTCAAGGACCATGATGAAGATGATCCCAGTTCCTTGTCACCTGACATGAGTCCAACTAAGGAAGAGGAGAACAAAAGCAGTATCTCCCCAATGGCTCGCCACTTCCGATCAATTGCTTCAATTCTGGAAAGCAACCTTGATGCTAAGTCCAAGCTATATAAGGATGCTTCACTGCAGCACTTCTTCTTGATGAACAATATTTATTACATGGCTCAAAAGGTCAAGGGGTCTGAGTTAAGGCATGTATTTGGAGATGAATGGATTCGAAAGTGCAACCGGAAATTCCAACAGCATGCCATGAATTATGAGCGAGCTAGTTGGAGTTCAATCCTCTCTTTGCTTAAGGATGAGGGGATTCAAAATCCTGGCTCAAATTCTATCTCAAAAACCCTGCTCAAGGAAAGGATTCGGAGCTTTTATATAGCGTTTGAGGAGACATACAAGACGCAAACGTCATGGCTTATCCCAGATGATCAGCTTAGAGAAGATTTACGGATCTCAACATCCCTCAAGGTGATCCAGGCTTATCGGACATTTGTGGGAAGGCATGGTAGTCTCTTAAAGGACAAGCATATTAAGTATACTGCTGATGATTTAGAGAGTTTTCTTCTGGATCTCTTTGAGGGATCTCCAAAATCATTACAAAACAGCTATAGGAGGTAA